Proteins encoded by one window of Chrysemys picta bellii isolate R12L10 chromosome 10, ASM1138683v2, whole genome shotgun sequence:
- the CILP gene encoding cartilage intermediate layer protein 1 isoform X2, whose amino-acid sequence MIAARGWILSLLLLATTSVLSEGERVLKQSVSRLQPRQKPLTPFVKDNLANHGEWTTWFNVDHPGGNGDHERLDAIRFYFRDKVCERPTRIEARTTDWVPAQNTGQVVHASLQEGFWCLNKEQPAGKTCLNYAVRFLCPIECNLTCSMGRVNAECDSCMCEDHVLHGMVSLADGAPAAEATVYVQSENLKLLTESDSNGGFRIPGVCPDGKNILKIKKARYATVTVPIPESTKKSSIIHVRLKRADKPYIVKNPVDKVRRIGQNVILCCKAVGNPAPAQYLWYHNGTLLDSSVYKYNSKLVLRNLNIDQAGEYFCKASNDAGSVKSQAAKLSVIASDEASCDPRPESYFIRLPHDCFQNATNSLYYDVGKCPANICAGKIDQGLQCKDRAAYCCGVSKMEIREISCSGYTLPTKVAVECGCSVCTEIKMTVRGRAIAADNGEPIRFGHIYIGNNRISMTGYKGTFSVHIPADTERLVLTFVDRLQKFVNTTKVLPFNKKGGAVFHEIKLLRKKAPVTLESSEMNTIPLGDMEGDDPIAELEIPPNTFYRQNGELYTGKVKASVTFLDPRNMSTATAAQSDLNYINEEGDMLPLHTYGMFSMDFTDETATEFLNAGKVRVHLDSAQVRIPEHLQQMKLWSLNPETGLWEEEGDFKPDQSTRRKREERIFLVGNMEIRERRLFNLDVPESRRCYVKVRAYRSERFLPSEQVEGAVISLINMEPASGYSSNPRAWGRFDSAVTGPNGACLPAFCDEQRPDAYSAYILASLEGEELEAVPSSPRLNPNAVGVPQPYLNKLNYRRTDHVDPRIKKTAFSITVAKPSPSTAGESNGPIYASENLRECEQAHYSAAHFRFYRVERDRYDYNTVPFNENDPMSWTEDYQAWWPNPMEYRACYMKVKINGPQEVNIRSHNMGGTHPYTVGKLYGIRDVRTIRDMEQSDLSTVCLEFKCSGMLYDQDRVDRTLVRIIPQGKCYRESVNSMLQEYLVNHPPLAVNNESGEYTMLAPLDPLGHNYGIYTVTDQNPSIAKEIALGRCFDGTSDGTSRVMKSNIGIALTFNCVEREVAQQSLFQSLQNSPRRRERTGIRRQQRDICIGQAKMRRVTQRRSSPRVQCTPTD is encoded by the exons ATGATCGCAGCAAGAGGATGGATTCTCTCGCTCCTTCTTCTGGCCACCACATCTGTTCTAAGTGAAG GTGAGAGGGTTCTGAAACAATCCGtcagcaggctccagcccagacaGAAACCCCTCACTCCCTTTGTAAAGGACAACCTAGCAA ATCACGGGGAGTGGACCACATGGTTCAATGTTGATCATCCAGGCGGCAATGGGGATCACGAACGTTTAGACGCCATCAGGTTTTACTTCAGGGACAAGGTGTGCGAGAGACCCACGCGAATTGAAGCGCGAACCACAGACTGGGTTCCTGCCCAGAACACAGGCCAAGTGGTCCACGCTAGCCTACAGGAGGGATTCTGGTGTTTGAATAAGGAGCAGCCGGCAGGAAAAACCTGTTTGAATTATGCTGTACGTTTCCTGTGTCCCATAG AGTGCAACCTCACTTGTTCCATGGGCCGCGTGAATGCGGAGTGCGATTCCTGCATGTGTGAGGACCACGTACTGCATGGGATGGTCTCCCTTGCAGACGGCGCACCGGCTGCTGAAGCTACTGTCTACGTGCAGTCTGAGAATCTGAAGCTCTTAACGGAGTCCGATAGCAACGGAGGGTTTAGGATTCCTGGAGTGTGCCCCGACGGCAAAAAcattctgaaaataaaaaaggccaGATACGCCACTGTGACTGTCCCCATACCTGAAAGCACCAAGAAATCCTCAATAATCCACGTGCGTCTGAAGAGAGCAG ACAAGCCGTACATCGTAAAGAATCCGGTGGATAAAGTGAGGCGAATAGGGCAAAATGTGATACTCTGCTGTAAAGCTGTCGGGAATCCAGCCCCTGCTCAGTATCTCTG GTACCACAATGGAACTTTGCTGGATTCCTCAGTGTACAAATATAATAGCAAGCTGGTGTTAAGGAACCTGAACATAGACCAGGCAGGAGAGTACTTCTGCAAGGCGAGCAATGATGCAGGGTCTGTGAAATCCCAAGCTGCTAAACTTTCTGTAATAG CAAGCGATGAAGCTTCCTGCGATCCAAGACCTGAAAGCTACTTCATCAGACTCCCACATGACTGTTTCCAAAACGCAACTAACTCCTTGTACTATGACGTTGGTAAATGTCCAGCAAACATATGTGCTGGAAAGATAGATCAAGGACTCCAGTGCAAAGACCGTGCTGCTTACTGCTGTGGGGTCTCCAAAATGGAAATAAGAGAAATATCGTGCAGTGGATACACCCTTCCCACTAAAGTTGCTGTGGAATGTGGCTGTAGCGTGTGCACTGAGATCAAGATGACAGTCCGGGGGAGAGCCATAGCTGCAGATAATGGTGAACCAATAAGGTTTGGCCATATATACATAGGGAACAACAGAATCAGCATGACTGGCTACAAGGGAACCTTCTCTGTCCACATCCCAGCAGACACAGAGAGGCTGGTTCTTACTTTTGTCGACCGCCTACAGAAGTTTGTGAACACGACTAAAGTTTTGCCTTTCAACAAAAAGGGAGGTGCCGTGTTTCACGAGATCAAGTTACTAAGAAAGAAAGCCCCAGTTACGTTAGAGTCCTCTGAAATGAACACGATTCCCTTAGGAGACATGGAAGGGGATGATCCGATAGCTGAACTAGAAATTCCTCCCAATACGTTTTATAGGCAGAATGGTGAACTCTACACAGGCAAAGTGAAAGCCAGTGTTACGTTTCTGGACCCAAGAAATATGTCAACAGCTACAGCAGCACAAAGTGACCTGAACTACATAAATGAGGAAGGCGACATGCTCCCGCTGCACACATATGGCATGttttccatggacttcactgATGAAACAGCCACCGAGTTTCTTAATGCAGGGAAAGTAAGGGTTCACCTGGACTCTGCGCAGGTCAGGATACCAGAACACCTGCAGCAGATGAAGCTTTGGTCACTGAACCCAGAGACAGGAttgtgggaggaagaaggggactTCAAACCTGACCAAAGCACACGTCGCAAACGGGAGGAAAGAATTTTCTTGGTTGGCAATATGGAgatcagagagaggaggctcttCAACCTGGATGTCCCAGAGAGCAGAAGGTGTTACGTCAAGGTACGAGCTTACAGAAGTGAGAGATTTCTGCCCAGCGAACAAGTTGAAGGGGCTGTGATTTCCCTTATAAACATGGAGCCTGCATCAGGTTATTCATCCAACCCTAGAGCATGGGGACGCTTTGACAGCGCAGTCACTGGTCCCAACGGGGCTTGCTTACCAGCTTTCTGCGATGAGCAACGTCCAGATGCCTACTCAGCTTATATCctggcaagcctggagggagaagAACTTGAAGCTGTGCCCTCTTCTCCCAGACTCAACCCTAACGCCGTCGGAGTCCCGCAGCCATATCTCAACAAGCTCAACTACAGGAGGACAGATCACGTGGATCCTAGAATTAAGAAAACTGCCTTCAGTATCACGGTGGCCAAACCAAGTCCGAGCACGGCAGGAGAGAGCAACGGCCCCATCTACGCCAGTGAAAACCTAAGAGAATGTGAGCAAGCACACTACAGTGCCGCTCATTTCAGATTTTACAGAGTAGAGAGAGACCGGTATGATTACAATACAGTTCCCTTCAATGAAAATGACCCAATGAGTTGGACTGAAGACTACCAGGCTTGGTGGCCCAACCCAATGGAATATAGGGCATGTTATATGAAAGTAAAAATTAACGGACCCCAAGAGGTGAACATAAGATCTCACAACATGGGTGGCACGCATCCGTACACAGTCGGCAAGCTTTACGGCATCCGAGATGTGCGCACCATTCGAGACATGGAGCAATCAGATCTTTCCACAGTGTGCCTGGAATTTAAGTGCAGTGGAATGCTGTATGACCAAGACCGTGTGGACCGTACACTGGTAAGAATCATTCCTCAAGGAAAGTGTTACAGAGAAAGTGTTAATAGCATGCTCCAGGAATATCTAGTGAACCACCCCCCACTTGCTGTAAATAATGAATCCGGGGAGTACACAATGTTGGCACCTCTTGACCCTCTTGGACATAATTATGGAATCTACACAGTCACTGACCAGAACCCTAGCATAGCCAAGGAAATAGCTCTGGGTAGATGTTTCGATGGCACGTCTGATGGTACTTCCCGAGTTATGAAGAGCAACATAGGCATAGCATTAACTTTTAACTGTGTTGAAAGAGAGGTGGCGCAGCAAAGCTTATTCCAGTCTCTGCAGAATTCACCTAGGCGGAGAGAAAGAACAGGGATCAGAAGGCAACAAAGAGACATCTGCATTGGCCAGGCCAAGATGAGAAGAGTTACCCAACGCAGAAGTTCACCAAGAGTTCAGTGTACCCCAACAGATTAG